In a single window of the Gossypium hirsutum isolate 1008001.06 chromosome D02, Gossypium_hirsutum_v2.1, whole genome shotgun sequence genome:
- the LOC107908772 gene encoding ras-related protein Rab7 isoform X1: MPSRRRTLLKVIILGDSGVGKTSLMNQYVNKKFSNQYKATIGADFLTKEVQFEDRLFTLQIWDTAGQERFQSLGVAFYRGADCCVLVYDVNSMKSFDNLNNWREEFLIQASPSDPENFPFVVLGNKIDVDGGNSRVVSLKKARAWCASKGNIPYFETSAKEGVNVEEAFQCIAKDALKSGEEEDIYLPDTIDVGSSSSQPRSSGCEC; the protein is encoded by the exons ATGCCTTCTCGCCGTAGAACCCTCTTGAAGGTCATCATCCTCGGCGACAGCGG GGTAGGGAAGACGTCTTTGATGAATCA ATATGTAAATAAGAAATTTAGCAATCAGTATAAGGCGACGATTGGAGCTGATTTTTTGACAAAGGAAGTGCAGTTTGAGGATAGGCTTTTTACCTTACAG ATCTGGGACACAGCTGGCCAGGAAAGATTCCAGAGCCTAGGTGTTGCTTTCTATCGCGGTGCTGATTGTTGTGTTCTTGTATATGATGTCAACTCAATGAAATCGTTTGACAAccttaacaactggagagaagAATTCCTTATTCAG GCAAGCCCTTCGGATCCTGAGAATTTCCCGTTTGTTGTTTTGGGGAACAAAATCGATGTTGATGGTGGAAACAGTAGAGTG GTGTCTTTGAAAAAGGCCCGAGCATGGTGTGCCTCGAAAGGAAATATCCCCTATTTCGAGACATCTGCCAAGGAAGGAGTTAACGTGGAAGAAGCTTTCCAATGCATAGCAAAGGATGCTCTAAAGAGTGGGGAAGAGGAAGACAT ATACTTGCCCGACACCATAGATGTTGGGAGCAGCAGCAGCCAACCAAGGTCAAGCGGATGCGAATGTTGA
- the LOC107908772 gene encoding ras-related protein Rab7 isoform X2, which yields MPSRRRTLLKVIILGDSGVGKTSLMNQYVNKKFSNQYKATIGADFLTKEVQFEDRLFTLQIWDTAGQERFQSLGVAFYRGADCCVLVYDVNSMKSFDNLNNWREEFLIQASPSDPENFPFVVLGNKIDVDGGNSRVARAWCASKGNIPYFETSAKEGVNVEEAFQCIAKDALKSGEEEDIYLPDTIDVGSSSSQPRSSGCEC from the exons ATGCCTTCTCGCCGTAGAACCCTCTTGAAGGTCATCATCCTCGGCGACAGCGG GGTAGGGAAGACGTCTTTGATGAATCA ATATGTAAATAAGAAATTTAGCAATCAGTATAAGGCGACGATTGGAGCTGATTTTTTGACAAAGGAAGTGCAGTTTGAGGATAGGCTTTTTACCTTACAG ATCTGGGACACAGCTGGCCAGGAAAGATTCCAGAGCCTAGGTGTTGCTTTCTATCGCGGTGCTGATTGTTGTGTTCTTGTATATGATGTCAACTCAATGAAATCGTTTGACAAccttaacaactggagagaagAATTCCTTATTCAG GCAAGCCCTTCGGATCCTGAGAATTTCCCGTTTGTTGTTTTGGGGAACAAAATCGATGTTGATGGTGGAAACAGTAGAGTG GCCCGAGCATGGTGTGCCTCGAAAGGAAATATCCCCTATTTCGAGACATCTGCCAAGGAAGGAGTTAACGTGGAAGAAGCTTTCCAATGCATAGCAAAGGATGCTCTAAAGAGTGGGGAAGAGGAAGACAT ATACTTGCCCGACACCATAGATGTTGGGAGCAGCAGCAGCCAACCAAGGTCAAGCGGATGCGAATGTTGA
- the LOC107907710 gene encoding probable CCR4-associated factor 1 homolog 11, whose protein sequence is MSISSNKSIVVRRVFAEDLDNELWLIKVAILRYPYVFMDTEFPGTIFKPSKQVVFEENPVINYHYMKSNVDALQIIQLGLSLSDAQGNLPDFDSPFCYVWEFNFKDFNINRDHYASTSIELLKRQGIDFEKNKEKGIDSRDFAKKLWDYGLVFNCYGLNGITWITFHGAYDFGFMLKMLTQSPLPLDLHSFVHQLAYFFGYNVFDLKHTFKLLGLLGGLEKIAQTLKLKGAEETGDNLCLEQLKEFGSVVNDAGNQDAQNVENSENRSLKEDKSTPVWDQKTSSSNHADQNAEISLPQEKMTSASPNCLSTDKQHSQQQQ, encoded by the exons ATGTCGATTTCTAGCAATAAGTCAATCGTTGTGAGACGAGTGTTTGCTGAAGATTTGGACAATGAACTCTGGTTGATTAAGGTAGCAATTTTGAGGTATCCTTATGTATTTATGGATACTGAATTTCCGGGGACGATTTTTAAACCAAGTAAGCAAGTGGTTTTTGAAGAGAATCCCgttattaattatcattatatgaaGTCGAATGTTGATGCGCTTCAAATTATTCAGCTCGGCTTGAGTCTTTCGGATGCTCAAGGTAATTTGCCGGATTTTGATTCTCCCTTTTGTTATGTTTGggaatttaattttaaagatttcaatATCAATCGAGACCACTATGCTAGCACTTCGATCGAGCTGCTCAAACGTCAAGGAATAGATTTTGAGAAGAATAAAGAGAAGGGGATTGATTCTAGAGATTTTGCAAAGAAGCTTTGGGATTACGGTTTGGTTTTCAATTGTTATGGTCTGAATGGTATTACTTGGATTACTTTTCACGGTGCTTATGACTTTGGATTCATGCTAAAGATGCTTACTCAAAGTCCATTGCCTTTGGATCTTCACTCATTCGTGCATCAATTGGCTTATTTCTTTGGCTACAATGTTTTCGACCTCAAACACACATTCAAACTATTAGGGTTGCTGGGTGGTTTAGAGAAAATAGCTCAAACATTAAAA CTGAAAGGTGCAGAGGAAACAGGGGATAATCTTTGTTTGGAACAGCTGAAAG AGTTTGGCAGTGTTGTCAATGATGCCGGTAATCAGGATGCTCAGAATGTTGAAAATTCAGAAAACAGAAGCCTCAAGGAGGACAAGTCCACCCCAGTTTGGGATCAGAAAACTTCATCCAGCAACCATGCTGACCAAAATGCTGAAATTTCTCTTCCTCAAGAAAAGATGACATCAGCTTCACCCAATTGCCTATCCACTGATAAACAGCACTCTCAGCAGCAGCAGTGA